The following proteins are encoded in a genomic region of Saccharopolyspora antimicrobica:
- a CDS encoding cytochrome P450, with protein sequence MPTTESELPEFPFTTADGGIDFDRLRAGPPITRVLLSGQPAWLVTGYAEVNTVLVDARFSLARAIDPGIPRLGTVELPPGMILATDPPEHTRLRRLVTKVFTARQIEQLRPRVQEVTDRLLDELAGMTPPVDLIEHFTAALPIEIICEMLGVPDADRATFQDWTELTFTVSGLPIEEVQAGWTQLSDYIASLVAEKRRSPTDDLLSLLIAARDEDDRLTENELVLFGLTLLNAGHETTKNHLANSVAVLLTELPDQWRKLVEHPELIPSAVDELLRHVPLEGFAVNLPRVATAAVELGGATIAAGDTVLVSLTSANHDAAAFDAPDEFDPARTPNRHLAFGNGVHRCIGAQLAKIELETGLGELTRRFPQLRLAEDELQWKKGVFVRGLHRLQVEW encoded by the coding sequence GTGCCCACGACCGAAAGCGAACTCCCGGAGTTCCCGTTCACCACCGCAGACGGCGGCATCGACTTCGATCGGCTGCGCGCCGGGCCACCGATCACCCGGGTCTTGCTGTCCGGCCAGCCCGCCTGGCTCGTCACCGGCTACGCCGAGGTCAACACCGTGCTGGTCGACGCGCGGTTCAGCCTGGCCCGCGCCATCGACCCGGGTATCCCGCGGCTGGGCACCGTCGAGTTGCCGCCGGGGATGATCCTCGCCACCGATCCACCGGAGCACACCCGGCTACGCAGGCTCGTCACGAAGGTGTTCACCGCCCGGCAGATCGAGCAGCTGCGGCCCCGGGTGCAGGAGGTGACCGACCGGCTGCTCGACGAGCTCGCCGGAATGACACCACCGGTCGACCTGATCGAGCACTTCACCGCCGCGCTGCCCATCGAGATCATCTGCGAGATGCTCGGCGTGCCCGACGCCGACCGGGCCACCTTCCAGGACTGGACCGAGCTGACCTTCACCGTGTCCGGGTTGCCGATCGAGGAAGTCCAGGCCGGGTGGACGCAGCTGTCCGACTACATCGCGAGCCTGGTCGCGGAGAAGCGCCGCTCCCCGACCGATGACCTGCTCAGCCTGCTCATCGCGGCGCGCGACGAGGACGACCGGCTGACCGAGAACGAGCTCGTGCTGTTCGGCCTCACGCTGCTCAACGCCGGGCACGAAACGACCAAGAACCACCTGGCGAACTCGGTGGCCGTGCTGCTCACCGAGCTTCCCGACCAGTGGCGCAAGCTAGTCGAGCACCCCGAGCTCATCCCGTCCGCGGTGGACGAGCTGCTGCGCCACGTCCCGCTGGAGGGTTTCGCGGTGAACCTCCCCAGGGTGGCCACCGCTGCAGTCGAACTGGGTGGGGCGACCATCGCCGCGGGCGACACCGTACTGGTCTCGCTGACCTCCGCCAACCACGACGCCGCGGCGTTCGACGCACCCGACGAGTTCGACCCGGCCCGCACACCCAACCGGCACCTGGCCTTCGGCAACGGCGTGCACCGCTGCATCGGCGCGCAACTGGCGAAGATCGAGCTGGAGACCGGCCTCGGCGAACTCACCCGGCGCTTCCCGCAGCTGCGGCTGGCCGAGGACGAACTGCAGTGGAAGAAGGGCGTTTTCGTCCGGGGTCTCCACCGGCTCCAGGTCGAGTGGTGA